In one window of uncultured Campylobacter sp. DNA:
- a CDS encoding ribonuclease HII: MSGQICGIDEAGRGCLAGPLCVAGCVLQREIAGLTDSKKLSEKRREELYAVITKNSRYKIVEISSAQVDEIGLSACLRSALEQILAYFMGFSGQIIYDGNATFGVRGLQTLVKADAQIAEVSAASILAKVTRDRTMYELAQRYPQYGFAQNKGYGSRTHIAAIERYGLTPFHRASYKIKSLQPSLFD, encoded by the coding sequence GTGAGCGGGCAAATTTGCGGTATAGATGAGGCGGGGCGGGGCTGTCTTGCGGGACCGCTTTGCGTCGCAGGATGCGTGCTGCAGCGCGAGATCGCAGGACTTACCGATAGCAAAAAGCTAAGCGAAAAGCGTCGCGAGGAGCTCTACGCCGTAATCACCAAAAACTCGCGCTACAAAATCGTCGAAATTTCAAGCGCGCAGGTCGATGAGATTGGACTCAGCGCATGTCTAAGATCGGCGCTTGAGCAGATTCTCGCGTATTTTATGGGTTTTAGCGGACAGATCATCTACGACGGTAACGCAACCTTCGGCGTACGCGGGCTTCAGACGCTCGTAAAGGCCGACGCGCAAATCGCCGAAGTAAGCGCGGCGAGCATCCTCGCCAAGGTCACGCGCGACCGCACGATGTATGAGCTCGCGCAGCGCTACCCGCAATACGGCTTCGCGCAAAACAAAGGCTACGGCTCGCGTACGCACATCGCGGCGATCGAGCGGTACGGGCTCACGCCTTTTCACCGCGCAAGCTACAAGATCAAATCGCTGCAACCCTCGCTGTTTGATTAA
- a CDS encoding RDD family protein, with product MAKQKAKISPIFLRVKAFIVDLFIIAMPLFYGVTYLVLGSKEALWRNQTAIALIWLAYGAICAAFYARSAQTPGYKLAGLYLIDVRSGRKVSFFRALVRFGCFVFAGFSVIGLLICFFRKDRLNLHDLLSGATPVVRKDAQ from the coding sequence ATGGCAAAACAAAAAGCTAAAATTTCACCGATTTTTCTGCGCGTAAAGGCCTTCATCGTCGATCTTTTCATCATCGCGATGCCCCTATTCTACGGCGTTACCTATCTCGTCTTGGGCTCGAAAGAGGCTCTGTGGCGCAACCAGACCGCAATCGCACTTATCTGGCTTGCTTACGGCGCTATTTGCGCGGCATTTTACGCCCGCAGCGCCCAGACGCCCGGCTACAAGCTCGCGGGGCTTTACCTCATCGACGTTCGCAGCGGACGCAAAGTAAGTTTTTTTAGGGCGCTGGTTCGCTTTGGATGCTTCGTGTTTGCAGGCTTTAGCGTCATCGGGCTTTTGATCTGCTTTTTTCGCAAAGATAGATTAAATTTACACGACCTGCTAAGCGGCGCTACACCAGTCGTGCGAAAGGATGCGCAGTGA
- the pyrE gene encoding orotate phosphoribosyltransferase, producing MNIEKIYRDCGAYLRGHFLLSSGNHSEFYLQSAKVLEDPQLAGQLADELAAIIEKAGVEFDSVCSPALGGILAGYELARAAKKRFIFTERVDRVMSLRRGFEVHKGERFIVCEDIVTTGGSALESARLIENLGGEVVGFAALANRGFCKVANLADSSAKAGAKLPADKPFFALGNFEFEIYEPATCPLCTAGSKAIKPGSRGN from the coding sequence GTGAATATAGAAAAAATCTATCGCGACTGCGGCGCATATCTACGAGGGCATTTTCTGCTTTCAAGCGGCAACCACTCAGAATTCTATCTGCAAAGCGCCAAAGTGCTTGAAGATCCGCAGCTCGCGGGACAGCTCGCAGACGAGCTCGCCGCTATCATCGAAAAAGCGGGCGTGGAGTTTGATAGCGTCTGCTCGCCCGCGCTGGGCGGAATTTTAGCGGGCTACGAGCTAGCTCGCGCGGCAAAAAAACGCTTCATCTTTACTGAGCGCGTAGATCGCGTGATGAGCCTGCGCCGTGGCTTTGAAGTGCATAAGGGCGAGAGATTTATCGTCTGCGAAGACATCGTCACGACGGGTGGCTCGGCGCTTGAGAGTGCGAGGCTCATCGAAAACCTCGGCGGCGAGGTCGTGGGCTTTGCTGCGCTTGCCAATCGCGGATTTTGCAAGGTCGCAAATTTAGCGGACAGCAGTGCAAAGGCTGGCGCCAAGCTGCCTGCGGATAAGCCGTTTTTTGCGCTAGGCAATTTCGAGTTTGAAATTTACGAGCCCGCGACCTGCCCGCTTTGTACTGCCGGTAGCAAGGCGATCAAGCCCGGCAGTCGCGGAAACTAG
- the frr gene encoding ribosome recycling factor, translating to MLEAIYKEQRANGDRAIEALKKDFTTLRTGKVSVAILDHIFVDYYGSQTPLNQVATVLSTDAVTISITPWEKPMLKAIESAIAAANIGVNPTNDGESVKLFFPPMTVEQRQENAKKAKAMGEKAKIGIRNVRKDANDEIKKLEKDKAISEDDAKKGYDEVQKITDSYSSKIDDAVKAKEAELLKV from the coding sequence ATGCTAGAAGCTATCTACAAAGAGCAAAGAGCAAACGGCGATCGAGCTATCGAGGCTTTGAAAAAGGACTTTACGACGCTACGCACCGGTAAAGTGAGCGTGGCGATCCTAGATCATATTTTCGTGGATTATTACGGCTCGCAGACTCCGCTAAATCAAGTCGCGACCGTCCTTTCGACCGATGCGGTAACGATTTCGATCACGCCGTGGGAGAAACCGATGCTAAAGGCGATCGAAAGCGCGATCGCAGCGGCGAATATCGGCGTTAACCCTACTAACGACGGCGAGAGCGTGAAGTTATTTTTCCCGCCGATGACGGTCGAGCAACGTCAAGAAAATGCAAAAAAGGCCAAAGCGATGGGCGAGAAGGCCAAAATCGGCATTCGCAATGTCCGCAAAGACGCTAACGACGAGATCAAAAAGCTCGAAAAGGACAAAGCGATCTCCGAAGACGACGCTAAAAAAGGCTATGACGAGGTGCAAAAGATCACCGACTCTTACTCAAGCAAGATCGACGACGCAGTCAAGGCCAAAGAAGCCGAGCTTTTGAAGGTTTGA
- the secG gene encoding preprotein translocase subunit SecG, with the protein MTTLFLVLQVVFAVIITISVLLQKSSSIGLGAYSGSNESLFGAKGPAGFLAKFTAAMGILFVINTLVLAYFYQQDAKSSVVDRVKIEANATKSVPNAVPGVPSIPASGAKPNFAPTSTEANPVNSSEVNSTAPKIEAPAAPATDTTAASAPARSQASSDTNASAASADQNTTK; encoded by the coding sequence GTGACTACGTTATTTTTGGTTTTACAAGTCGTCTTCGCCGTGATAATTACGATCTCCGTTCTGTTGCAAAAGAGCTCTTCTATCGGGCTTGGCGCATACAGCGGAAGCAACGAAAGCTTATTCGGAGCGAAGGGGCCTGCGGGGTTTTTGGCTAAATTTACCGCTGCAATGGGAATTTTATTCGTGATAAATACACTTGTGCTCGCATATTTCTATCAGCAAGATGCTAAATCTTCCGTAGTAGATCGCGTAAAGATCGAAGCAAATGCTACTAAATCCGTGCCAAACGCTGTCCCTGGCGTGCCATCCATACCAGCTTCAGGCGCAAAGCCTAATTTCGCTCCGACAAGCACCGAAGCAAATCCTGTAAATAGCAGCGAGGTAAATTCAACAGCTCCGAAGATCGAAGCACCCGCAGCTCCTGCGACCGATACTACCGCAGCTAGCGCGCCTGCTCGGTCGCAAGCATCAAGCGATACCAATGCGAGCGCCGCTTCCGCAGATCAAAACACAACCAAATAA
- a CDS encoding Bax inhibitor-1/YccA family protein translates to MSLYDRRNYADGYELSDAPLEQGRISQTIKQTYALLTASMIAAAAGAFVAMSFGVSLAIHPFLYLVLLMGLIFGMQAAVNRGANTIALVLLFAFTFITGLTLGKLIAIYIAAGAGDVVTHAFVATAITFGALTVYAMNTKTNFDPWGKPLLVSLVAIIVLSLLNYFFFKSTVLDIAISAFSALIFSMYIIYDTKNIINGTYTSPIMAAVDMYLNIYNLFLSLLRIFGASRD, encoded by the coding sequence ATGAGTCTATACGACAGACGAAATTATGCGGACGGCTATGAGCTATCGGACGCACCACTGGAACAAGGACGAATCTCTCAGACCATTAAACAAACCTACGCGCTTCTAACCGCTTCGATGATAGCTGCGGCAGCAGGAGCTTTTGTGGCGATGAGCTTTGGTGTGAGCTTGGCTATTCATCCATTTTTATATCTAGTGCTTTTAATGGGGCTGATCTTCGGTATGCAAGCAGCTGTAAATCGCGGTGCTAATACGATTGCGCTAGTTTTGCTTTTTGCATTTACCTTTATTACCGGTCTTACTCTAGGTAAATTGATCGCTATTTATATCGCAGCGGGTGCCGGAGACGTGGTAACGCATGCGTTTGTGGCTACAGCGATTACTTTCGGTGCTCTTACCGTTTATGCGATGAATACAAAGACAAATTTTGACCCTTGGGGCAAACCGCTATTGGTATCGCTTGTGGCTATTATCGTGCTAAGCCTTTTGAACTACTTCTTTTTCAAAAGCACAGTGCTTGATATAGCAATTTCAGCTTTTTCGGCTTTAATCTTTTCGATGTATATCATCTACGATACTAAAAATATTATAAACGGCACCTACACTTCACCGATAATGGCTGCCGTAGATATGTATCTAAACATCTACAACCTCTTCCTTTCGCTGCTAAGAATTTTCGGCGCAAGCAGAGACTAA
- a CDS encoding carbonic anhydrase, protein MPSQLINGAIKFMEENFAEHAELFGSLANHQKPHTLFIGCSDSRVVPSLITSTLPGELFVVRNIANVVPPYRISEEFLATTSAIEYALYSLKIKNIIVCGHSNCGGCAALFYDAKKLEKIPNVRRWLNLMQPVKDEVAKLKDISADKREWITERLNIINSMQNLLSFPGIKDAYKNGEIKIYGWHYVIETGELFNYDDEGAHFTLLNKGMDYEKIYNQLFND, encoded by the coding sequence ATGCCCAGCCAGTTAATAAATGGAGCTATTAAATTTATGGAAGAAAATTTTGCCGAGCATGCCGAGCTTTTCGGAAGTTTGGCAAATCATCAAAAGCCCCACACGCTTTTTATCGGCTGCTCCGACTCGCGCGTGGTGCCGAGCCTAATTACTTCGACGCTTCCAGGAGAGCTTTTCGTCGTGCGAAATATCGCAAACGTCGTTCCTCCATACCGAATTAGCGAGGAATTTTTAGCGACTACCTCAGCGATTGAATACGCGTTATATTCGCTAAAAATCAAAAATATCATCGTTTGCGGGCACAGCAATTGCGGTGGCTGCGCGGCGCTGTTTTATGACGCAAAAAAGCTCGAAAAAATTCCAAACGTAAGGCGTTGGCTAAATTTAATGCAGCCTGTAAAAGACGAGGTCGCAAAGCTCAAAGATATCAGCGCCGACAAGCGCGAGTGGATCACCGAGAGATTAAATATTATAAATTCCATGCAAAATTTACTTAGCTTTCCTGGCATTAAAGACGCCTACAAAAACGGCGAGATTAAAATTTACGGCTGGCACTACGTCATCGAAACGGGCGAGCTATTCAACTACGACGACGAAGGCGCGCATTTTACGCTATTAAATAAGGGAATGGATTATGAAAAAATCTATAATCAGCTTTTTAACGATTAG
- a CDS encoding mechanosensitive ion channel family protein, whose translation MKKSIISFLTISLFSAALAFADLNTTGEGSFVETNSSAPEANLTLENNKTEIKKEVAKILSKSLGAEDGNKTEVINMIAEKVAKTETSQKKAPNGETLISVIKEIKKLNLQRSSLLNGGDANASKNELDAIDRNKAKLFDRLPFAITQQDMDIESIMSYAQNKKNIQTTLKKYAKKQSSPEYVNASADWEKMEMAEIFYTSLMKIEDMFVNGASRSALESELSSTLLNIQTRDFSKLNDLKNNLSSQEQIDALESKINDLKNDKQTYDEVLTYLSRNSDLLASSVVFTSLNFKSVIDYINDKIPFKLSHVNFGKLILITLITLFFYSLRRLLANIIYFVFKFFNKSFSLDSETLKTQVVGIIKRPMGILLIAYSVDICLSIFYYPAPVPIKFANLFSIVYVVLWAWLIIEIIDGYGIVVLGNITKKGVRKDIINLVVKILYVIVIIIAALLVLKRLGFDISALMASLGIGGLAIAFATKDIIANFFSSVMLLFDNSFSQGDWVVLGDIEGNVVETGFRKTTIRTFDNALVFVPNSNIMAQNIKNWSRRKVGRNLKLTVGVEYGASTAQLRKCVNDIKEMLKSHPGIAQSADTALNSKDFRMRYRQNMVSIDDLAGYKSTMFVALDSFGDSSINILVYCFTKTVIWANFIQTKEDVLFKIMEIVEQNGLSFAFPSQSVYIENIPEIASECVKSKVNSNDKGEQNG comes from the coding sequence ATGAAAAAATCTATAATCAGCTTTTTAACGATTAGTCTTTTTAGCGCCGCTTTAGCGTTTGCAGACCTCAACACGACCGGCGAGGGAAGCTTTGTAGAGACAAATTCTTCCGCGCCCGAGGCAAATCTTACTTTAGAAAACAACAAAACCGAGATCAAAAAGGAAGTCGCTAAAATTCTATCCAAATCCCTCGGTGCGGAGGATGGAAATAAAACTGAAGTAATAAATATGATCGCAGAAAAGGTCGCCAAAACGGAGACTTCGCAGAAAAAAGCTCCTAACGGAGAGACGCTTATCTCTGTAATCAAAGAGATTAAAAAGCTAAATTTGCAGCGTAGCTCCCTGCTTAACGGCGGCGACGCCAACGCGAGCAAAAACGAGCTGGACGCCATCGATCGCAATAAAGCTAAGCTCTTTGATCGCTTACCTTTCGCGATTACGCAGCAGGATATGGATATCGAAAGCATAATGTCGTATGCGCAAAATAAAAAGAACATCCAAACTACGCTAAAAAAATACGCCAAAAAGCAGAGCTCTCCCGAATACGTAAATGCAAGCGCGGATTGGGAAAAAATGGAAATGGCGGAGATCTTTTATACCTCACTTATGAAAATTGAGGATATGTTTGTAAACGGCGCAAGCAGAAGCGCGCTTGAAAGCGAGCTGAGTAGCACGCTACTAAATATCCAAACTAGGGATTTTAGCAAACTTAATGATTTGAAAAATAATCTAAGCAGTCAAGAGCAGATAGACGCCTTAGAGTCTAAAATCAACGATTTGAAAAACGACAAACAGACCTACGACGAGGTGCTTACGTATCTGTCGCGAAATAGCGATCTGCTTGCAAGCAGCGTGGTTTTTACGAGCTTAAATTTTAAATCGGTGATTGATTATATCAACGATAAAATTCCGTTTAAGCTCAGCCACGTAAATTTCGGCAAGCTCATTCTAATCACGCTAATTACGCTATTTTTCTACTCGCTTCGCAGGCTGCTTGCCAACATCATCTATTTCGTATTTAAATTCTTTAATAAAAGCTTTTCACTAGATAGCGAAACTCTAAAAACGCAAGTAGTAGGCATCATAAAGCGTCCGATGGGTATTTTGCTGATCGCTTATTCAGTTGATATCTGTCTTAGTATCTTTTATTATCCAGCGCCCGTGCCGATAAAATTTGCAAATTTATTCTCGATCGTTTACGTGGTACTTTGGGCATGGCTCATCATCGAAATCATCGATGGTTACGGCATTGTCGTGCTTGGAAACATCACGAAAAAAGGCGTCAGAAAAGACATCATAAATCTAGTCGTTAAAATTCTATATGTCATCGTAATCATCATCGCCGCACTTTTGGTGCTAAAGCGTCTGGGCTTTGACATCTCGGCGCTTATGGCATCGCTTGGAATCGGCGGACTTGCGATCGCGTTTGCGACCAAGGACATCATCGCAAATTTCTTCTCATCCGTGATGCTATTATTCGATAACTCGTTCTCGCAAGGAGATTGGGTCGTATTAGGAGACATAGAAGGAAACGTCGTAGAAACGGGCTTTAGAAAGACGACGATCAGAACCTTTGACAACGCTCTTGTTTTTGTGCCGAATTCCAACATAATGGCGCAAAATATCAAAAACTGGAGTCGCAGGAAGGTAGGACGGAATTTAAAGCTTACCGTAGGCGTCGAATACGGTGCGAGCACGGCTCAACTTCGAAAGTGCGTAAACGATATCAAAGAGATGCTAAAATCTCACCCGGGCATCGCTCAGTCTGCCGATACGGCATTAAATTCTAAAGATTTTCGTATGCGCTATAGACAAAATATGGTCTCTATCGACGATTTAGCGGGCTATAAAAGCACCATGTTCGTGGCGTTAGATAGCTTTGGCGATTCGTCCATTAATATTTTAGTTTACTGCTTCACAAAAACCGTAATATGGGCAAATTTCATCCAAACTAAAGAGGATGTTTTATTTAAAATAATGGAGATCGTGGAGCAAAACGGACTATCGTTTGCCTTCCCATCACAGAGCGTTTATATCGAAAATATACCGGAAATAGCAAGTGAATGCGTAAAATCAAAAGTAAATTCCAACGACAAAGGAGAGCAAAATGGCTGA
- a CDS encoding superoxide dismutase: MFRSRALPFDPRANKIVSLQSLKFHHGGLCEDYISTLNRDIADTPIQNADLFTIITQSFREAHGEKCEFSQISKLYQICLGFSRIFNNASEIYNHDFYFDCIAQPSEPSGELADALAQTFGEMENFKSEFLKRALGLFGSGWCWLVCDERSANLQIATTQNADTPIARGKIPLLACDLWEHAYYIDYQNARKSYVENFLRFADFGFASDAYFQAKKQGLDSIKLYISELHPAASSRCDCGCCG, encoded by the coding sequence GTGTTTAGATCCAGGGCGCTGCCTTTCGATCCGCGCGCGAATAAAATCGTGAGCTTACAAAGCTTAAAATTCCATCACGGCGGGCTTTGCGAGGACTACATCTCCACCCTAAATCGAGACATAGCGGACACGCCGATACAAAATGCGGATCTTTTTACGATCATCACGCAGTCTTTCAGGGAGGCGCACGGCGAGAAGTGCGAGTTTTCGCAAATTTCAAAGCTTTATCAAATTTGCCTAGGTTTTAGCCGTATTTTTAACAATGCCTCTGAAATTTACAACCACGATTTTTACTTCGATTGTATCGCGCAGCCAAGCGAGCCTAGCGGCGAGCTAGCGGATGCTTTAGCTCAGACTTTCGGCGAGATGGAAAATTTTAAAAGCGAGTTTTTAAAGCGCGCGCTGGGGCTTTTCGGTAGCGGCTGGTGCTGGCTCGTGTGCGACGAGCGCAGCGCGAACCTACAGATTGCGACGACACAAAACGCGGACACGCCGATCGCACGCGGCAAAATTCCGCTTTTAGCCTGCGATCTTTGGGAGCACGCCTACTACATAGATTATCAAAATGCGCGCAAATCCTACGTGGAGAATTTCTTACGCTTTGCGGACTTTGGCTTTGCAAGCGACGCCTACTTCCAGGCGAAAAAGCAAGGACTTGACTCCATAAAGCTCTACATCAGCGAGCTTCACCCCGCTGCCTCCTCGCGCTGCGATTGCGGCTGCTGCGGATAA